From a single Populus trichocarpa isolate Nisqually-1 chromosome 17, P.trichocarpa_v4.1, whole genome shotgun sequence genomic region:
- the LOC18110498 gene encoding probable receptor-like protein kinase At5g24010 gives MNPRKPPSMETNTLLLLSLALLSLICFSTSFSPTDNFLVNCGSNTNTSFTPTDSRIFLPDSTKQGPVSLSKGQSISLKNQNPSPNSPTLYSTARVFTTASSYQFNIKRNGTHLVRFHFSPFKAQGFDLSTAKFSILVNGNLLLSDFSTKVVVLKEYILRVDDNALEILFSPAGESSFGFVNAIEVFSAPKDFILDEGAKLVSANGIEVYKNLSSHVLETIHRINVGGSKLVPFNDTLWRTWIPDEDFLVLKSAAKRAVTTHVPNYQSGGASREIAPENVYMTAQQMNKDNNPLQSRFNITWNFPVGSGGVRHLVRLHFCDIVSTSLSQLYFDVYLNDYSAYNDLDLSSLTFHVLSSPMYIDFIVDSNDLGAVQVSIGPSAVSSLMKVNAILNGVEIMKMVNPSHLHSESKKITVWIVVASSIGGFVLCLAVFVVILACKCKKKKPKPTRVESAGWTPLRVYGGSTHSRMSEVTVNEYRSLKIPFADVQLATNNFDNSLIIGSGGFGMVFKGVLKDNTKVAVKRGVPGSRQGLPEFQTEITVLSKIRHRHLVSLVGYCEEQSEMILVYEYMEKGPLKKHLYGPGCSHLSWKQRLEICIGAARGLHYLHTGSAQGIIHRDIKSTNILLDENYLAKVADFGLSRSGPCLDETHVSTGVKGSFGYLDPEYFRRQQLTDKSDVYSFGVVLLEVLCARPAVDPLLAREQVNLAEWAMQWQKKGILEQIIDPHLMGQIKQNSLKKFGETAEKCLADYGVDRPSMGDVLWNLEYALQLQESDSKPSREPRDDSNANAPELTTPRIAPQAPSINTETETDSGDGPSEIRNSQVFSQLMTNDGR, from the coding sequence aTGAACCCCAGGAAACCTCCTTCAATGGAAACCAAcacccttcttcttctctccctaGCACTGCTGTCTCTCATCTGTTTCTCCACCTCTTTCAGTCCCACAGACAACTTCCTCGTCAATTGTGGCTCAAACACCAACACCTCCTTCACTCCTACAGATAGCAGAATCTTTCTGCCTGATTCCACTAAACAAGGTCCAGTCTCTCTCTCAAAAGGCCAGTCCATTTCACTCAAGAACCAAAACCCATCTCCAAACTCACCGACTTTGTACAGCACAGCTAGAGTTTTCACTACTGCTTCAAGctaccagttcaatattaagaGAAATGGGACTCACTTGGTACGATTTCATTTCTCTCCATTTAAAGCTCAAGGCTTTGATTTATCAACTGCAAAGTTTAGTATTTTAGTAAATGGGAATTTGCTATTGAGTGATTTTAGTACCAAAGTTGTTGTGCTTAAAGAGTATATTTTGAGAGTAGATGATAATGCTCTTGAGATTCTGTTTAGTCCTGCTGGTGAATCAAGTTTTGGGTTTGTGAATGCAATTGAAGTGTTTTCAGCTCCGAAGGATTTTATTCTTGATGAGGGAGCTAAATTGGTTAGTGCAAATGGAATTGAAGTGTACAAGAATCTTTCTTCGCATGTTTTAGAGACAATTCATAGGATTAATGTTGGAGGTTCAAAATTGGTGCCTTTCAATGATACTTTGTGGAGAACCTGGATTCCTGATGaggattttcttgttttgaaatcTGCTGCTAAACGTGCAGTCACTACTCATGTTCCTAATTATCAGAGTGGGGGTGCTAGTAGGGAGATTGCGCCCGAAAATGTATATATGACTGCACAGCAGATGAATAAGGATAATAACCCATTGCAGTCAAGATTTAATATCACATGGAATTTTCCTGTGGGTTCTGGTGGGGTTCGGCACTTGGTTCGATTACATTTCTGTGATATTGTTAGTACTTCACTTAGTCAGTTGTACTTTGATGTGTACCTAAACGATTACTCTGCCTACAATGATCTTGATTTGTCATCCCTTACATTCCATGTACTTTCATCACCAATGTACATAGACTTTATTGTGGATTCTAATGATTTAGGGGCTGTGCAAGTGAGTATTGGACCTTCGGCTGTTAGTAGTCTTATGAAGGTCAACGCCATTTTGAATGGGGTAGAGATCATGAAGATGGTAAATCCTTCTCATTTGCATAGTGAATCCAAGAAGATAACGGTTTGGATTGTGGTGGCTTCAAGTATAGGAGGCTTTGTTCTGTGTTTGGCTGTCTTTGTAGTTATACTTGCATGTAAatgcaagaagaagaagccgaAACCAACACGAGTAGAAAGTGCAGGTTGGACACCTTTACGTGTATATGGAGGTAGCACGCATAGTAGAATGTCTGAAGTGACTGTCAATGAATATCGAAGCTTGAAGATCCCCTTCGCCGATGTACAGTTGGCAACCAACAATTTTGATAACAGTCTGATAATTGGTTCTGGTGGATTTGGTATGGTTTTCAAAGGGGTTCTTAAAGACAACACCAAGGTTGCTGTAAAGAGGGGTGTGCCAGGATCCAGGCAAGGACTCCCAGAATTCCAAACtgaaataacagttttgtctaAGATACGCCACCGCCATCTTGTTTCCCTCGTTGGGTATTGTGAAGAACAGTCAGAAATGATCCTTGTTTATGAGTACATGGAAAAGGGGCCATTGAAGAAGCATTTGTATGGCCCGGGGTGTTCTCATCTTTCTTGGAAGCAAAGGCTTGAGATTTGCATTGGTGCAGCAAGAGGTCTTCACTACCTGCATACAGGTTCTGCTCAAGGCATTATCCATCGTGACATCAAATCTACGAATATTTTGCTTGATGAAAATTACTTAGCCAAGGTTGCTGATTTTGGTCTTTCACGATCTGGCCCGTGTCTGGATGAAACCCATGTAAGTACTGGTGTAAAAGGCAGCTTTGGATATCTTGATCCAGAGTACTTCCGAAGACAGCAGCTTACTGATAAATCAGATGTTTATTCATTTGGAGTTGTGCTTCTTGAAGTTCTTTGCGCTAGGCCCGCTGTTGATCCATTACTTGCTAGGGAGCAGGTGAATTTAGCAGAATGGGCAATGCAATGGCAGAAGAAGGGCATACTCGAGCAAATTATCGATCCTCATCTCATGGGACAGATAAAGCAAAATTCTCTGAAGAAATTCGGAGAGACAGCAGAGAAATGCTTGGCTGACTATGGTGTCGATAGGCCAAGCATGGGTGACGTGTTATGGAATTTGGAGTATGCACTTCAACTTCAAGAATCTGATTCTAAACCATCACGAGAACCACGTGACGACAGCAATGCAAATGCACCAGAGCTCACAACACCTAGAATAGCTCCCCAAGCTCCATCAATTAACACAGAGACAGAAACCGACAGCGGTGATGGTCCTTCAGAGATTAGAAACAGCCAAGTTTTTTCACAGTTGATGACCAATGATGGCAGATAG
- the LOC112324616 gene encoding uncharacterized protein LOC112324616, producing MTEVILHVYDVTNSGSEKTNNTILNINKIFKDTIGLGGIFHSAVQVYGEDEWSFGFCEHGTGVFSCPSGKNPMYTYRERIVLGKTSFSIFKVNQILRELSREWPGSDYDLLAKNCNHFCDEFCERLGVPKLPGWVNRFANAGDAAMEIAGNTAFRFRQAKTEIVSASKVAYRFLVGVTSSNGSAPESPANSNTGVPRFQASWFKNLITNGAKPSGTEVDDQDEDVLLQRQLSKQGSDQLSRQNSQQEPELPPLHRNFRHTSS from the exons ATGACGGAGGTGATATTGCATGTATATGACGTGACAAATAGTGGATCGGAGAAGACGAACAACACTATTTTGAACATCAACAAGATCTTCAAAGACACTATTGGTCTCGGCGGCATCTTCCACAGCGCCGTTCag GTATATGGAGAAGATGAATGGTCTTTTGGGTTTTGTGAACATGGAACTGGAGTTTTTAGCTGCCCTTCTGGAAAGAATCCAATGTATACATACCGTGAGAGAATTGTACTAGGAAAAACCAGCTTTTCAATCTTTAAGGTGAATCAGATCTTGCGGGAACTTAGTAGAGAATGGCCTGGAAGTGACTATGACTTGTTGGCCAAGAACTGTAATCACTTCTGTGATGAATTTTGTGAAAGGCTTGGTGTGCCAAAACTTCCAg GTTGGGTCAATCGATTTGCCAATGCTGGTGATGCTGCCATGGAAATAGCAGGAAATACAGCTTTCCGG TTTAGACAAGCCAAGACTGAGATTGTATCCGCCAGCAAAGTTGCATATAGATTCCTTGTGGGTGTCACTTCCAGCAATGGATCTGCTCCTGAGTCCCCCGCAAACTCAAACACAGGAGTCCCTAGATTCCAAGCATCCTGGTTTAAAAACCTCATCACAAATGGTGCCAAACCTAGTGGCACAGAAGTTGATGATCAGGATGAAGATGTACTGCTTCAGCGGCAACTCAGTAAGCAAGGATCAGATCAACTATCTCGGCAGAACTCACAACAAGAACCAGAGCTACCACCACTGCATCGGAATTTTAGGCATACATCTAGCTGA
- the LOC18106510 gene encoding uncharacterized protein LOC18106510, with product MDSIACNKVQPVVRKVKKKQVKGEMDRLRQAEKKKRRLEKALATSAAIRSELEKKKQKKKEEQQRLDEEGAAIAEAVALHVLLGEDSDDSCKIVLNKEEVFNTWSCAGNIDLFVGEKRPSLPHKDCSGNSFERIGWVPCTYGTGCQWGERENNDLTFSYESLRRSMPVQYFDDGSWGTTEFSAGLIAAQAVSSLQIAEDAHGDTFLFDGMLRR from the coding sequence ATGGATAGCATAGCATGTAATAAAGTGCAACCTGTTGTGAGGAAAGTGAAGAAGAAGCAGGTCAAAGGTGAGATGGATCGTCTCAGGCAGgctgagaagaagaagaggcgtTTGGAGAAAGCTCTAGCTACATCTGCGGCAATCCGATCTGAGctagagaagaagaaacaaaaaaagaaggaagaacagCAGAGACTTGATGAAGAGGGTGCTGCAATTGCAGAGGCTGTTGCTCTACATGTCTTACTTGGCGAGGACTCTGATGATTCATGTAAAATTGTGCTAAACAAAGAGGAAGTTTTCAACACTTGGAGTTGTGCTGGCAATATTGACCTTTTCGTGGGTGAAAAGAGGCCATCTCTCCCTCACAAGGACTGCTCAGGGAATTCATTTGAAAGGATAGGCTGGGTCCCTTGTACTTATGGAACTGGATGCCAATGGGGGGAGAGGGAAAATAATGACTTAACATTTTCATACGAGTCTCTTCGAAGGAGCATGCCAGTGCAATACTTCGACGATGGCAGTTGGGGTACTACAGAGTTCTCAGCTGGACTTATTGCAGCACAAGCTGTTTCTTCTCTCCAGATTGCAGAGGATGCGCATGGGGATACATTTCTCTTTGATGGAATGCTAAGACGGTAG
- the LOC18106509 gene encoding disease resistance protein RGA2 isoform X1: MEPLYILIKKTQRLLLSTQKRKRNSTLISIIFFPIKHFLPSLKKKMAEAFAADIAKSLLGKLGSFAVQEFRLAWGLEDDLARLEEILKAINAVLSDAEQKQSKNNGIRLWLHMLREVLYDAEDVLDEIECETLQRKVVKTKGSTSRKVLHFFTRSPFRLIIGHKIKKIIERLGEISALKSDFNLSEQAIDCSHVLHEETEMNRSFESFSGLIGRDKDKERIINLLAAPSKVGDAHPVVLPIVGMGGLGKTSLAKSVCDAENVKSHFELKMEVCVSDDFSLKQVIQKIIKSATGERCADLDEGELNKKLEEIVNGRKYLLLLDDVWNEDAQKWLLLKPLLSKGADGSKIIVTTRSQRVAEIMGTVPADNLSLLGQEDCLSLFYKCAFKEGQKELYPNLVGIGKEIVEKCKQVPLAVINLGTQLYGKTDEKEWQSVRDSEKWEEEGDGILPALKISYQRLPTHLKRCFLYCSVFPKDYQFVDLELVQFWMAHGLIHQSSNPNENLEDVGLRYVRELISRCFFQDYENKIIIASFKMHDLMHDLASSLAQNEFSIISSQNHQISKTTRHLSVLDSDSFFHRTLPKFPNNFHQVRSIGFADSIVGPTCKTDFEKCLLEFKHLRSLELMDDSEFETFPESIGALKHLRYLYFGSNTKIKRLPKSIFKLQNLQALAVTGEEGLEELPKDVRYMISLRFLFLFTKQKRLPEGGIGCLECLQTLFIAQCENLENLCEDMQGLKSLRKLVIFECDSLISLPRSIKCLTTLEELFISNCQKLDLMKIKEVKEKKIQPLSLSLRIVLFVAVPATIALPEQLLEGSTESLQTFIIRDCPNIEEMPECISNLKKLQNLQIINCPRLSERCIRGTGEDWPKIKHIPKIKVDDDDSGEETFN, encoded by the coding sequence ATGGAGCCATTGTACATTTTAATTAAGAAGACTCAACGACTTCTCCTCTCCACTCAGAAAAGAAAGCGGAACTCCACTCTTAtctcaatcatttttttccctATCAAACACTTCCTCCCCTCACTCAAAAAGAAAATGGCCGAAGCTTTTGCAGCCGATATTGCAAAATCCCTTCTAGGGAAGTTAGGCTCTTTCGCTGTTCAAGAATTTCGTTTGGCATGGGGACTTGAAGATGACCTTGCACGTCTTGAAGAGATATTGAAAGCCATCAACGCGGTGCTGTCCGATGCTGAGCAGAAACAATCAAAGAATAACGGGATTCGGCTCTGGCTCCATATGCTCAGAGAAGTCTTGTATGATGCAGAGGACGTGCTGGACGAAATCGAGTGCGAAACTTTGCAAAGGAAGGTGGTGAAAACTAAAGGGAGCACCAGCAGAAAGGTACTCCACTTCTTTACAAGATCTCCATTCCGTTTAATAATAGGTCATAAGATAAAGAAGATCATAGAAAGACTAGGTGAGATTTCAGCTCTTAAGTCTGACTTCAACCTCAGCGAGCAGGCTATTGATTGTAGTCATGTCTTGCATGAGGAAACAGAGATGAACCGATCCTTTGAGAGCTTTTCCGGTCTTATTGGAAGAGATAAAGACAAAGAACGCATCATCAACCTTTTAGCAGCACCTTCTAAGGTTGGTGATGCACATCCCGTTGTCCTTCCGATAGTAGGAATGGGAGGCTTGGGGAAGACATCTCTTGCCAAATCGGTGTGTGATGCTGAAAATGTAAAAAGTCATTTTGAACTGAAGATGGAGGTCTGTGTTTCAGATGATTTTTCCTTGAAACAAGTGATACAAAAGATTATTAAATCTGCAACTGGGGAAAGATGTGCGGATTTGGATGAGGGTGaacttaataaaaaacttgaagaaattgTGAATGGTAGGAAATACTTGCTTCTTTTGGATGATGTTTGGAATGAAGATGCTCAAAAATGGTTGTTGTTGAAGCCTTTGTTATCAAAAGGTGCTGATGGAAGTAAGATTATAGTAACTACCCGTAGTCAACGTGTTGCTGAGATTATGGGTACTGTTCCTGCGGACAACCTAAGTCTTCTTGGTCAAGAGGACTGTCTGTCGTTGTTTTACAAGTGTGCATTCAAGGAAGGGCAAAAGGAGTTGTATCCAAATTTGGTTGGAATTGGGAAAGAAATAGTGGAAAAATGCAAGCAAGTTCCTCTGGCAGTGATTAACTTGGGGACTCAACTGTATGGTAAGACTGATGAAAAAGAGTGGCAATCGGTGAGAGACAGTGAGAAGTGGGAAGAAGAGGGAGATGGCATTTTACCTGCCTTGAAAATAAGCTATCAAAGACTGCCGACTCACTTGAAAAGATGCTTTCTTTATTGTTCGGTTTTTCCAAAAGATTACCAATTCGTAGATCTCGAATTGGTGCAATTTTGGATGGCACATGGGCTCATTCATCAATCATCAAATCCAAACGAGAACTTGGAAGATGTTGGCTTGCGTTATGTGCGCGAGTTGATCTCAAGATGTTTCTTCCAAGATTATGAGAATAAGATTATTATAGCTTCCTTTAAGATGCATGATTTAATGCATGATCTTGCATCATCATTGGCTCAAAATGAGTTTTCAATCATAAGCTCTCAAAACCACCAAATTTCCAAAACAACCCGTCATTTGTCAGTTCTGGACTCTGATTCATTTTTTCATAGAACTCTCCCCAAGTTCCCAAACAACTTCCATCAAGTGCGGTCAATAGGCTTTGCAGATAGTATAGTGGGGCCCACATGCAAAACAGACTTTGAGAAATGTTTGTTAGAATTTAAGCATTTGCGGTCTTTGGAATTAATGGATGATTCTGAATTTGAGACTTTTCCGGAGAGTATTGGGGCCTTGAAACATTTGAGATATCTCTATTTTGGGagcaacacaaaaataaaaagactcccAAAATCTATTTTCAAATTGCAAAACTTGCAAGCTCTGGCAGTTACAGGTGAAGAGGGATTAGAAGAGCTGCCCAAAGATGTGAGGTACATGATCAGCCttagatttttatttctatttactAAGCAAAAGCGGTTGCCAGAAGGTGGGATTGGTTGTTTGGAGTGTCTTCAAACTTTATTCATTGCTCAGTGTGAAAATCTAGAAAATTTGTGCGAAGATATGCAAGGTCTCAAAAGTCTTCGAAAATTGGTTATTTTTGAATGTGATAGCTTGATTTCTCTGCCACGAAGCATAAAATGCTTAACTACTCTGGAAGAATTATTTATTAGTAATTGTCaaaagcttgatttgatgaaaataaaagaagtgaaagaaaaaaaaattcaacctctttccctttctcttcgtATTGTACTATTTGTGGCGGTACCAGCAACTATTGCTTTACCAGAACAGCTTCTTGAAGGATCTACAGAATCTTTACAAACATTTATCATCAGAGACTGTCCAAACATTGAAGAAATGCCGGAGTGCAtcagcaatttaaaaaaacttcaaaatcttCAGATTATTAATTGTCCAAGGTTGAGCGAAAGGTGCATAAGGGGAACAGGAGAAGATTGGCCCAAGATCAAGCATATCCCTAAAATCAaggttgatgatgatgacaGTGGTGAAGAAACATTTAATTAG
- the LOC18106509 gene encoding disease resistance protein RGA2 isoform X2 produces MAEAFAADIAKSLLGKLGSFAVQEFRLAWGLEDDLARLEEILKAINAVLSDAEQKQSKNNGIRLWLHMLREVLYDAEDVLDEIECETLQRKVVKTKGSTSRKVLHFFTRSPFRLIIGHKIKKIIERLGEISALKSDFNLSEQAIDCSHVLHEETEMNRSFESFSGLIGRDKDKERIINLLAAPSKVGDAHPVVLPIVGMGGLGKTSLAKSVCDAENVKSHFELKMEVCVSDDFSLKQVIQKIIKSATGERCADLDEGELNKKLEEIVNGRKYLLLLDDVWNEDAQKWLLLKPLLSKGADGSKIIVTTRSQRVAEIMGTVPADNLSLLGQEDCLSLFYKCAFKEGQKELYPNLVGIGKEIVEKCKQVPLAVINLGTQLYGKTDEKEWQSVRDSEKWEEEGDGILPALKISYQRLPTHLKRCFLYCSVFPKDYQFVDLELVQFWMAHGLIHQSSNPNENLEDVGLRYVRELISRCFFQDYENKIIIASFKMHDLMHDLASSLAQNEFSIISSQNHQISKTTRHLSVLDSDSFFHRTLPKFPNNFHQVRSIGFADSIVGPTCKTDFEKCLLEFKHLRSLELMDDSEFETFPESIGALKHLRYLYFGSNTKIKRLPKSIFKLQNLQALAVTGEEGLEELPKDVRYMISLRFLFLFTKQKRLPEGGIGCLECLQTLFIAQCENLENLCEDMQGLKSLRKLVIFECDSLISLPRSIKCLTTLEELFISNCQKLDLMKIKEVKEKKIQPLSLSLRIVLFVAVPATIALPEQLLEGSTESLQTFIIRDCPNIEEMPECISNLKKLQNLQIINCPRLSERCIRGTGEDWPKIKHIPKIKVDDDDSGEETFN; encoded by the coding sequence ATGGCCGAAGCTTTTGCAGCCGATATTGCAAAATCCCTTCTAGGGAAGTTAGGCTCTTTCGCTGTTCAAGAATTTCGTTTGGCATGGGGACTTGAAGATGACCTTGCACGTCTTGAAGAGATATTGAAAGCCATCAACGCGGTGCTGTCCGATGCTGAGCAGAAACAATCAAAGAATAACGGGATTCGGCTCTGGCTCCATATGCTCAGAGAAGTCTTGTATGATGCAGAGGACGTGCTGGACGAAATCGAGTGCGAAACTTTGCAAAGGAAGGTGGTGAAAACTAAAGGGAGCACCAGCAGAAAGGTACTCCACTTCTTTACAAGATCTCCATTCCGTTTAATAATAGGTCATAAGATAAAGAAGATCATAGAAAGACTAGGTGAGATTTCAGCTCTTAAGTCTGACTTCAACCTCAGCGAGCAGGCTATTGATTGTAGTCATGTCTTGCATGAGGAAACAGAGATGAACCGATCCTTTGAGAGCTTTTCCGGTCTTATTGGAAGAGATAAAGACAAAGAACGCATCATCAACCTTTTAGCAGCACCTTCTAAGGTTGGTGATGCACATCCCGTTGTCCTTCCGATAGTAGGAATGGGAGGCTTGGGGAAGACATCTCTTGCCAAATCGGTGTGTGATGCTGAAAATGTAAAAAGTCATTTTGAACTGAAGATGGAGGTCTGTGTTTCAGATGATTTTTCCTTGAAACAAGTGATACAAAAGATTATTAAATCTGCAACTGGGGAAAGATGTGCGGATTTGGATGAGGGTGaacttaataaaaaacttgaagaaattgTGAATGGTAGGAAATACTTGCTTCTTTTGGATGATGTTTGGAATGAAGATGCTCAAAAATGGTTGTTGTTGAAGCCTTTGTTATCAAAAGGTGCTGATGGAAGTAAGATTATAGTAACTACCCGTAGTCAACGTGTTGCTGAGATTATGGGTACTGTTCCTGCGGACAACCTAAGTCTTCTTGGTCAAGAGGACTGTCTGTCGTTGTTTTACAAGTGTGCATTCAAGGAAGGGCAAAAGGAGTTGTATCCAAATTTGGTTGGAATTGGGAAAGAAATAGTGGAAAAATGCAAGCAAGTTCCTCTGGCAGTGATTAACTTGGGGACTCAACTGTATGGTAAGACTGATGAAAAAGAGTGGCAATCGGTGAGAGACAGTGAGAAGTGGGAAGAAGAGGGAGATGGCATTTTACCTGCCTTGAAAATAAGCTATCAAAGACTGCCGACTCACTTGAAAAGATGCTTTCTTTATTGTTCGGTTTTTCCAAAAGATTACCAATTCGTAGATCTCGAATTGGTGCAATTTTGGATGGCACATGGGCTCATTCATCAATCATCAAATCCAAACGAGAACTTGGAAGATGTTGGCTTGCGTTATGTGCGCGAGTTGATCTCAAGATGTTTCTTCCAAGATTATGAGAATAAGATTATTATAGCTTCCTTTAAGATGCATGATTTAATGCATGATCTTGCATCATCATTGGCTCAAAATGAGTTTTCAATCATAAGCTCTCAAAACCACCAAATTTCCAAAACAACCCGTCATTTGTCAGTTCTGGACTCTGATTCATTTTTTCATAGAACTCTCCCCAAGTTCCCAAACAACTTCCATCAAGTGCGGTCAATAGGCTTTGCAGATAGTATAGTGGGGCCCACATGCAAAACAGACTTTGAGAAATGTTTGTTAGAATTTAAGCATTTGCGGTCTTTGGAATTAATGGATGATTCTGAATTTGAGACTTTTCCGGAGAGTATTGGGGCCTTGAAACATTTGAGATATCTCTATTTTGGGagcaacacaaaaataaaaagactcccAAAATCTATTTTCAAATTGCAAAACTTGCAAGCTCTGGCAGTTACAGGTGAAGAGGGATTAGAAGAGCTGCCCAAAGATGTGAGGTACATGATCAGCCttagatttttatttctatttactAAGCAAAAGCGGTTGCCAGAAGGTGGGATTGGTTGTTTGGAGTGTCTTCAAACTTTATTCATTGCTCAGTGTGAAAATCTAGAAAATTTGTGCGAAGATATGCAAGGTCTCAAAAGTCTTCGAAAATTGGTTATTTTTGAATGTGATAGCTTGATTTCTCTGCCACGAAGCATAAAATGCTTAACTACTCTGGAAGAATTATTTATTAGTAATTGTCaaaagcttgatttgatgaaaataaaagaagtgaaagaaaaaaaaattcaacctctttccctttctcttcgtATTGTACTATTTGTGGCGGTACCAGCAACTATTGCTTTACCAGAACAGCTTCTTGAAGGATCTACAGAATCTTTACAAACATTTATCATCAGAGACTGTCCAAACATTGAAGAAATGCCGGAGTGCAtcagcaatttaaaaaaacttcaaaatcttCAGATTATTAATTGTCCAAGGTTGAGCGAAAGGTGCATAAGGGGAACAGGAGAAGATTGGCCCAAGATCAAGCATATCCCTAAAATCAaggttgatgatgatgacaGTGGTGAAGAAACATTTAATTAG
- the LOC112325631 gene encoding disease resistance protein RGA2 produces the protein MQGLRSLRKLVIYECNSLISLPLSIKCLTTLEEFCINGCEKLDLMTIEEKEEKVQPLSLSLRIVIFEELPTTFALPEQLLQGSAESLQTFIIIECSNIREMPDCIGNLKKLQNLEISDCPSLSKRCRRGTGEDWPKIKHIPKIEVDSDDSDEENTGSSGTPSAREEDKLSLGFLLTVIIRGLQFFRCCC, from the exons ATGCAAGGTCTTAGAAGTCTTCGGAAATTGGTTATTTATGAATGTAATAGCTTGATTTCTCTGCCACTAAGCATAAAATGCCTAACTACTCTAGAAGAATTTTGTATTAATGGCTGTgaaaagcttgatttgatgacaatagaagaaaaggaggaaaaagttcaacctctttctctttctcttcgtATTGTAATATTTGAAGAGTTACCAACAACTTTTGCTTTACCAGAACAACTTCTTCAAGGATCTGCAGAATCCTTACAAACATTCATCATCATAGAGTGTTCAAACATTAGAGAAATGCCAGATTGCATCGGCAATTTAAAGAAACTTCAAAATCTTGAGATCAGTGATTGTCCAAGTTTGAGCAAAAGGTGCCGAAGGGGAACAGGAGAAGATTGGCCCAAGATCAAACATATCCCTAAAATCGAGGTTGACAGTGATGACAGTGATGAGGAGAATACAG GTTCAAGTGGAACTCCATCAGCAAGAGAAGAAGACAAG CTTTCATTGGGGTTTCTGCTGACGGTTATAATACGGGGACTTCAATTTTTTCGGTGTTGTTGCTGA